The Takifugu rubripes chromosome 3, fTakRub1.2, whole genome shotgun sequence genome contains a region encoding:
- the LOC101061478 gene encoding SAM pointed domain-containing Ets transcription factor, producing the protein MGTPGCTPHSAVFISHPHYMDTRTDWLDEDVKPPRSLLGLPDFGWSGVCLPYCDRIATEEDPWMLRMTEGSAPAALPSRTLEPCSIKPNQSQEPSSGMEGQMEERYLEQVQTMVVGEVLKDVDTACKLLNIASDPLDWSCAHVQKWLLWTEHLYRLPQVSATFQELTGRDLCSMTEADFRQRSTQFGDVLYAHLDIWRSAAAMKERCPPEDSKSETDDDSWSDVMCSYPSQPIHLWQFLRELLLKPHNYSRCIRWLNKEKGIFKIEDSAHVARLWGIRKNRPAMNYDKLSRSIRQYYKKGIIRKPDVSRRLVYQFVHPV; encoded by the exons ATGGGGACTCCAGGCTGCACTCCACACTCCGCTGTCTTCATCAGTCACCCCCACTACATGGACACCAGGACAGACTGGCTGGATGAGGACGTCAAACCCCCGCGCAGCTTGTTGGGGCTGCCTGACTTTGGCTGGTCTGGGGTCTGCCTTCCCTACTGTGACAGGATAGCCACAGAGGAAGACCCCTGGATGCTGAGGATGACAGAGGGTTCCGCTCCTGCTGCGCTACCCTCCAGGACTTTGGAGCCCTGCTCAATCAAGCCCAACCAATCCCAGGAGCCCTCCTCTgggatggagggacagatggaggagcgCTACCTGGAACAGGTCCAGACCATGGTGGTGGGAGAAGTGCTGAAAGATGTTGACACAGCCTGCAAACTGCTCAACATTGCATCAG ACCCCTTAGACTGGAGCTGTGCGCACGTTCAGAAGTGGCTCCTCTGGACGGAGCACCTGTACAGGCTGCCACAGGTCAGCGCCACGTTTCAGGAGCTGACGGGCCGGGACCTGTGCTCCATGACGGAGGCGGACTTCAGGCAACGCTCCACGCAGTTTGGGGATGTCCTCTATGCTCACCTGGACATCTGGAGATCTG CTGCTGCGATGAAGGAGCGCTGCCCACCGGAGGACAGCAAATCAG AGACCGACGATGATTCCTGGTCGGACGTGATGTGCAGCTACCCCAGCCAGCCCATCCATCTGTGGCAGTTCCTCCGAGAGCTGCTGCTCAAGCCGCACAACTACAGCCGCTGCATCCGCTGGCTCAACAAAGAGAAAG GGATTTTCAAAATCGAAGACTCCGCCCACGTAGCCAGACTGTGGGGCATCAGGAAGAACCGGCCCGCCATGAACTATGACAAACTGAGTCGCTCCATACGTCAGTACTACAAGAAGGGCATCATCCGAAAGCCAGACGTGTCTCGCAGACTGGTGTACCAGTTCGTCCACCCCGTATAA